A stretch of DNA from Drosophila virilis strain 15010-1051.87 chromosome 5, Dvir_AGI_RSII-ME, whole genome shotgun sequence:
CTATCGCTTGCTCTCATTTGTTGAGTGAGAGTGGTGTGGTGGCGAGTGCCGTTCGAATGAGCAAAGTtaagaaaagaacaaaaaaggagacaaaaaaaaatcgaagcAAAGATAGAAGTATTTGAAAGCAAGCGACGGaacaagaataaaaaaaattgcattcgCAGTTGTGTGTTTAGGCGTCACAGAGGGCGCTTTTGTGTGTTGGAAAAGTATGTTTCATTCGTGTtagtgtatgtgcgtgtgttgaaGCAATTCCGAAGCTGTGTAATTTGCATATgtagataaaaataaacatatacatatataaatatatatatagatttgtgCTTATACGTATGAAGAATGCAAATAATAATCTCACTGAATTTTCGAGCTCTGTTGAGCGtttatgtatgaatgtgtgtgtgtgtgtgcaaaagaGACACTAGGCGGCtttttgttgccttgccgTAGCTGAAATAAAACATGAACTTGACCTTGAAGCGCTTGCTAGTTGCAAAACATAAAAGCGAGTAATTAAttgctattgtttttttttttttttttttttgctttaatgtgtgtgtgtgcgtgtatttgcGTGAAATGTTGTCTAGTTATTTGTATGGCAACCATTACTAACTGTTTTTTTTGTGCTATTTTTCCATTGCATTTGCAGTTAAACTGACATAACTACAAGCATTTGACAAAAACAAGAAGGAAGATAACAGCCAGAAGATAAAGCAGACAAACCAAACAACAAGcttacaacaaaacaaaaacaaagcatatATCAACCTTGCCTGCGACACTAAACTGTAATTTCCTGAAagctgcaaaaagaaaaacgcgcCTGGCAGAGAGCACAACTCCAAGCGGCAGAGCCACGTCGAACGACGACGGTCGGCAAAAGGCTTCTTCCCTTCTCCTTCCTTTAAACTGTTTAAAAATTCGGGGCAAACATGGACGACGATCAACAGTTTTGTTTGCGCTGGAATAACCATCAGAGCACGCTAATCAGCGTCTTTGATACGTTGCTAGAAAATGAGACACTAGTCGATTGTACGCTCGCTGCCGAGGGCAAATTTCTCAAGGCCCACAAGGTGGTACTATCAGCATGCAGTCCCTATTTTGCTGTAAGTAAACAAACATACAATTAAACGTAACAaatgtaaaatttattaatatataaattgtttgcatATTGTAGACATTGCTGCAAGAACAGTACGACAAGCATCCAATTTTCATACTCAAGGATGTCAAGTACCAAGAGCTGCGCGCCATGATGGACTATATGTATCGCGGCGAGGTGAACATCTCGCAAGATCAACTGACCGCGCTACTCAAGGCCGCCGAATCGCTGCAGATCAAGGGCTTATCCGACAATCGCAGCGGCACCggcccagcagctgctgcagcacaaCAGCAAGCACCTAAACCGGATACACACCATCGCGTCAAACTGAGTGCACCCTATACACTGGAGCAGACCAAGCGTGCGCGCATCACAAGCGGCGCAGCAGCCCCTGGTGCTGGCATGGTGGATGCCGCTGATGTGTCCGGTTCGCGTGAAGGCTCCTCCAGTCCATCACGTCGTCGTCGAAAAGTGCGACGCCGCAGCATGGAAAATGGTATGTGATAAATACAAGCAATACAAACGATGCAATTGTCAACTAATACAAATTTTCCCATCTAATTATAGATGTGCACGACAACTCCAATTCGTCAGTGCTAGCCGCCGCCTCCAATCAGTCAATCCTCCAACAAACAAGCGCTGGCCTTGCTGCCTCCGCACTGGTCAGCACTCAATTGGCCAGCGGCAGTGCAGCAAGTGCAACGGCCGTCAGTGCAACAGCctgcggcaacagcagcagcagcggaagCCAAGTATCGAACCAGCCATtgaccaccagcagcagcagtaacgtTACCAAAAAGACTGAAAGCGCTAAACTAACATCGACCGCAGCTGTCCAGGGCGccccacaacagcagcagcagcagcagcagcaacaaacaacaagcgATGCCATTAACACCGACaatgtacaacaacaacaacaacaacaacagaatcAAGGCGCCCAAGGCGATGCTGAAGATATGGATGTGGCAAGTGGTGCAGCTGGCGGTGCAACTGGCACCGTTGCCGTTCACACTGGCGTCGTTAAGCAATTGACAACGCTCGATAAGTCGAATCATAAACAGAAGATCAAAGATAATAgcataacaacaactgaaatgGTAATTGAGCCCAAGGCCGAATACGATGATGATGCGCACGATGAGAATGTTGAGGATTTGACTTTGGATGAGGAGGATATGACAATGGAGGAGCTGGACCAAGCGGCCAGCACCAGTCAGGGTGGCGAAGGATCTAGTCAAGGTTGGTTTCCGCAtctttaaattcaataaaagttctttaattaatatcgatttaccttctttttttttcaaatttatagcATATGCAACATGGCAACACGACAGATCTCAGGATGAACTTGGACTAATGGCCGCACAGGATGCACAGCAACGGGATCCACAAGGTGAGTTTTTCATTGCATACTCTATACTCGGAAAGATAGTTCAagactatacatatataaatatataataatacaaatgaaaaagcaaaaacagtTAGAAATATGGTTAGACCAGCCGAGCACGACGACCAGctaaaattttcaaatgcaaattagtAGACGCATAAATATGCTCTTTATAAAGACAattatttttcacacaactcTCAATTcacaatatttgttttacgTTTTCGAttacaactaataaataactaaatacattttttgaaattaaatgaatcaTAACATAAAACTGCAAAAAGTCGTGCTCCGAAAAAAGCTCTTAAACGTTTGAGAAAGAATTGTTTGTTAGGCAGAAAGTGTAGAAAGAAAGTAAAGataaaaaacaagcaacaagaaatatgcaaaaacactaaaaaaaaaaaaaatgaaaaagaaaaaacaaacaaaattcgAAGCGGCGgcacagcaaacaaaaaaaatttaagaacaaATCATTTCACAAATGTTTCAAgtataattaaaaagttaaatttattgcttatgtttttacttaaaaatattttttttttgtgttgctttGCTCCGCTCTCGATGCTTTAGCCAAAAATAATTacctaaaaacaaaaaaaaaaaaaaaaaaacataatttgtgCAAGTTGAAAGTATACtactcttttatttattttgagtttttttttttttaatataactaacttcaattgtttttttttttttatgatttgatCACACATAATTCGTATAactcgattttttttgttctgtatatatttattgtactTATTATACtacattaatataatttttaacacacataaatgaaaaacacaACCAACcaccaacaaaaacatttgctACTATTTACCCAAGCCCCCGATATAGCTATCCTTCACTATATAACTAACTTTTTTACTATAAAATAACAACTCACCAAACTACCATCAATTCATTTGCGCTTTATGAAATGTGTTCAATGTatgatttgttttaatatacacatatatatatataaatattattttttattacatatatatatcattttatatatatatatatatatattatactatTTGGTAATCATTTGGTTCTCTTATGTATTTGGTGTTCTTTGTGCCGCATTTggtttttaacattttgttatgtatatatattttatatatttattgtttaacacacaaacacacacacacacacacacaaacatattttttttatatacttatttagTTGCCATGCTATTTTAACATAAGCCGCAAGCTGCTGCTCCATaagttctctctctctatctctatctctctctctcactttaaACTCATTCGCTGCCAGAGCATTCAAGAAAACGAAGACACTTCAATTGCGCTCTCCCACGCTCAGCACATTtccccacacgcacacagacagagacagatatacacacacatacacacacattcatacagcACACTGCAGCTTCAACTTTGATTGTGTTGTGTTAagttagtttttaattatgttttgtgCGTGAGtgtaatatgtgtgtgtgtgtgtgtgcgtgtgcgtgtgagttGATAACAAAAGTTGCCGTTATCAATAGCAATACTCATATGTACGTCACTTTAGTTATTGCTATGCctggttgtgtgtgtatgtattcaCAACGTTGCTCTCTCcccacgtgtgtgtgtgcgtgtgcgtgtgcgtgtctgCCCAACGTTGCTTTCTCTgtccctctcactctctcaccGAAAGCTCTAGTGTTTGTTTCAAGTGCTGCTGCAGTCCTGTCAAaagttttgttgttattgttggtaaACCACTTCTAGCAATtttaacaagcaaaaaaaaaaaagaaactatcTAAATTCAagtttaacttttgtttttgttaaaagtcatacaacacacgcacatcatacccacacatacacacacacacatatatatatttcacaaCAAACCCCCATTTCGGCACTGTTTGTTATCATTTTTGTTACATTTGCTTTTCGCCATATTCATAATTGCGAACATCTGTTGATTCGTCTTCGAACTTAGAactttttcccattttcccCTCTACAGCGCGAGctaatgttttttttacacgattttagttgattttttttgttctttttaaacaatatatacatatatatatatttatataaaaaaaaatacgcatGCAGTtcttaaattgtaattttagtactatgtatatttatctatatattatattatacatacaatgtctatgtatatatataattttgctttattttggtTGACGGgacttttttgtttcatttattgACTTTAATTTGTGTTTATCCATTATGTTTTATGCTAGTTTTTAAGAAATTCTCGTTTACTCTCCGAGTTTGGCAATTCTTTTTGACCAAGCAAGAGAGCGCGTGCGCGCAGCTTTTCGCTCCGTTTACCGTTACGTTCAATGCACACGCGCGGCGCTCTCTCTTGAGAGCGCATTGCGCACGCATTATCGCGCGTTCCTTTTGTAAACTTTAACGAGTCAAGTGAATCAGTGTACAAAGTAGCAGcaaaaaaaggagcaaaagaTGAAGGAGAAGAGCGGATCAGCTTGGTACAGAGTTGCTGTCGCCCTTGCCctcgccgttgccgttgccgtaaGCACATCCGCCCGATCAAGTTAATGCCGCGCATTTAAAGCACGTAGCCATCCAGTGGGTGGTGAGGTACAGTTGTTGCTTAAGCGCTGGTACTTGATGGTGGCGCCCTCTACAGTCGGTGGTCATCAGATACTCTTTTGCGCTTATTACCAGGTAAGTATGCTTCGCTCGACGGTATCGGTTGGGCGAAGTGcgaacaaaatgaaattaattttgatattttaagttcgttttttgtttgtgccaAACAAATCCAAACCAAATATCCAAACCTCTTCCCCCATGAGCTTTCCACAGTTTCCTAAACTCCACTCCAtccaaagaaaaaacaaaacattcaTCATACATTTTACCTTCCccctccaaaaaaaaaacaaaaagaaaaaacatttttacagAGTTTTCAGGTAATGTAGCAAACAGAGAGCAAAGCTTTGCCTAAAAATAAAGCTCTTCCACTCTATTTgaagcaattttttttataatatattgcTTACACTTAAAGCGCCGCCCCAGGGTAAGCTATAAACTAtctaaaaaattataatcatACTTCATTTACCTATTTTACGCTGCATTATTATTAAGTGTATACAcattaaattacatatatatacatatatatatatatatatatttattgtatatatatcatacatatctcttattattattataatttattctaCGTCAATTTACATTTACCTTGCATTACGCTCCAGCCAATTGAGTCtctgttttatgttttaattttatacattAAATCTTAAACAGAAATTGCTTGAAGCGGTGCCAACAAACcccaatttttaaatgatctctgatttatatataacaaaGAATCTCGACACCAACAAACAAGAAACCCAACAATTTTCCTCGACAGTAAACCAagaacaacacaaacaaaacaaagttttTACCTCTTATTTCTCAAAGTTATATTTcacaatttgttttcaatcTTTTtaaagtgttgttgttattgattaTGTTTTGATTGTTCTATTGCTTTGAACAGGTTTCATTAGGTTTGCATTTTGTAGgctaacaaataaattatattattacatGTATAGAAaagtaatataattttttttttttttgaaagaaTAGGTCTGGTATTTCAAGTTAGATGTGTCTATAATGTATGTACTTTGTTCATATGGAACGTGCGTCATTTGTCTGGTCAAACCACTTACTTTCTGTGTCTATATAGCTGTGTAGATCCTCTATCCCTTGGCGCGCGCCCCCCTTCCGCTCGGGCTCAAAGCTTGTTTTCTCATAATTTAtaagcgcgcgcgcgcgccccCTTCCGTTGTTAAGTCTTGATGCTGCTAGTCGCAGCTCAGTTCTGGGCTCTGTGGTACTCTCTTTCGTTCAACTCTTTCGctgtctcgctcgctctctgctgctgctgctgttgttgttgttgttgttaattgtTAATCAACATCAAGTTGAAAGATTCGTTCAAGTTCAAGGTCGGACAAAGATTTTTCTACACTTTTGTGTGCTTTATGTGCGagaggtttttgtttttgtgcgtttttttttttttaaatcaacttTTTGTAGGCATGATTGCGTCTTTGTTTTGGACATTTCAGatagaaaatgtttatatctGTGTATATGATGTGCTAaagcacatttattttttctgctgTGCATTCCCTCTTGATGCTAATGATCATTTTGTAGATGAGTGTATTCTGTTTTCATTGGTTAGTAGTTGCATTGGGAAACAAGTTTCTtttcaagtgttttttttttttggcgggGTATTCCCGGACGGCAGATTCATTAGCATATTATTGTCTACAAATTATTGAAAGCGgtgaataaaaaatacattaaacTTTGAACACTCCCACCATAGAAAATAATTCCTTGAATAATGCTGAAAAATGCTATTTGTGTTTTGATTATTCACGGGATTTTGTCATTCCTCCACTTCAATTCTTTGACGCCTTTATCGAATATTTGTTTGACATTTGCACTCTGACTTTTGCGGTTTAATAATTGCGTTTCGGTTGCAGAAGTTGTTTAGTTGGCCTTGACCCAATTCGAGCCAAGTGCTTGGCTGGCCTGTAAAAGCACAAGAATCAAATGCTTTTAaggttgtcgctgctgctgctgctgcaatgcGAATAAAGCTTTTTGTGATAActgtacacacacgcacacatctgtatgtgtgtatctgtgtgtgtgtgcacacgcGAACGTTCTAACGTAATTGGCATATAAACtagtttatatattaaaaaaaaaaaaaaaacatacacaaaTTTAATCTTAgcatttgaatgcaaatgTGTACAAATTTTATTGCTCTAATAATCCCAATTGAATTAAGCTttccatatgtatatgtatgttgtaGTGTACACTTTTCTCCATATCTATTTACTTTGTAGTTTGGTAATAGTTTTTAAACTGGGCCTTTTCTTGCTTTCAACTTgtacaattgcaatttttggtTAAAAGAAAATCTGAGATTTAAGCGCCAAAGACGAAAAGAGCTTTTTTCATGAGGTCAAGGTGTGAGCTTAAGGAGGACTAGAAGATAAATTAGCAAGTCTGTTaggaatttgtttttgcttatttgTGTGTCAtactcttcctctctctctctctccctctctctttatcTATATCCGGTCTGCCCGGTGTGTAGGCATGCTAATGCAGCCGAGCTTAAAGCTCAATGCGAACACCCGAAGAAAGTCCAGCCGATCGATGGcaatgcaacagcaaaaacgcCGCCAGTCAGCTAAATCGATGTCCACGTCCACGTCCATGTcctcgtcgccgtcgtcgtcgtcgttgccgTTGCACGTGTGTCCCACCTGTGGTCGCATTTATCAAACGCTTTCCACATTGACGCGCCACATGCGCAAAGAGTGCAATCAGCCCAAGCTGTTCATATGCCACCTGTGTGGCCAGGGCTTTCACTATAATTTCAAGCTGCAACATCATTACCATCACACACACCGGCTCAGTGCCTGATCCTAAAGCAACAAaccttttgtttgttttactgtacacaattgcatatttttgttacaaagaaaaaaaagaatgaaaaaacaagtaaaaaaaaaaaataaaactcaactattcaatttaaatgaaaagtaaATTTAATTCGTTTGCGCGTACTACTAGTCGGTtaactgtttgtttgtttttgccagAAATTGAGAGCGAGAGCGTTTTAAGAGCTTTTTTCACAATTAGCGAGCTTTTAGTAAGGATATATTAGTATTTCTTGatttgtgcttgttgttgttgcctaaGCCTGAGCCATGTTCtcttctatctctctctctctctctctctttttacATTGTGCGTGCGTGCAGCCGAAGTCGCCCCCGCCTCTGATACACTGTTGCCACAAATTGTTGCCGTGCGTGGTCGCTCAAGTCGCAATGCTCGAAGAAAGCCCAATGCCACCAACATCCCGTCCCCCTTTCAATCGACGGCCACGGGCGCCGCCACACGCAGCAAGCCCAGGCGTAAACGTAAattgggcagcagcagcagcagtaaattGATTACGTCGCGCAGGTAAATGTGTgctttcactctctctctctctcacacacatacacactcaagTTGTGCTTGGCTCTCTTACAAATCAGTCTTTCGTCCACTTTCGTTGTGTTTCTCTTTAGAAATGTATCGGCGATCAGCAGCGAGTCGGCAACAGCATCGACATCAACGTCGTCTTCTTTAGCGATGGCGGGCGGAGCTGGGGCGTCGGCGCCTTACGTCTGCCAGACATGCGGTCGCAGGTATCAGGTGTTGGGCACATTGACGCGCCACATGCGCAAAGAGTGCAACCAGCCAAAGAAATATGTGTGTCGCATGTGCGGACGCGGTTTTCACTATAATTTCAAGCTGCAAGATCACTACTATTACGTTCACAAGGGCGTCTCAAAGAGAGACTTTAAGAACGACGAGGAGAGCTTAGGCTAAGAGTGTACTGTacacatttaaaaatgttgtttgtaAATCATGATGAAAAGCGCTAATAAAGCCACTGAGAGACACACACGAGTGTGTTTCGTTCAATTTTGTATGTGacaatgtgcgtgtgtgtgtgtgtgtgtatgtgtatgtgtgtatactaTTACAAGCTTAGGACAGGCCAGCATAGGACAgtgttgtttgtgtgtatgtgtgtgcacaggCTAGGTGTAGACAGTTTAATACGCCGCATGCACAGCAGAGAGAGACAATAGTTTCGTTCAAATTGGTTCGAACAGAGCAGGAATATAGAAAGCTTAATACGCACAAGCAGAGCAGTTGAGAGTTGcctttgaaatattttatgcaaagtTGTCGTCGTGCATGCGCACACAAATACGTAGTTAAAACAAGCTTTTaccttgctctctctctctctctctctctctctctctctcgctcttgccAAACATCTCATTGCAGGTCTTCTTGAGTTGAGCTTAAATCAAGCCTCCTCGTTTTACTATGAGCCCGATATACCGCTGCTACtaccgccgctgccgctgccgctgccgccgccaacCCCTGCGTCAGGGCCAACGCTGCGACGCGGCAAATTGAGATCGCGTAAGAGGAGAAATAATAGCGCAGCTGTcgctgcggctgcagcagctaaaaaattaatggcgcCACCGCCAATACCGCAGCCGCCGCTATCGGAGCGCAGCAGCTCGGCAGCGACAATGGCGCGCAATGCCGAGCTACGGGACGATGGCAAACTGCAGTGTCCGCAATGCCCGAACGCATATACCCGTCTGTCGGCGCTGAAGCGTCACATAGAGTTCGAGTGCGGCCAATTGGAGAATTTCCGTTGCGCGGTTTGTGATGCGGGCTTCAAGCGTAAAGATTCATTGAATCGGCATTGCAAGGTCAAGAAGCATATTaccaaatatttgtattaggttctttcactctctctctcacaaattatatattagactgtttttttcttcttctttcaatTGATTAAAGTGCGTAATTTATTGCTGCGGCAGTCAGACGTCAAAATGATAGTCGAGTGTTTGTTGTTTCAAGGATATTCAACCgtaacacacatatacacacacatactcttACACCTATAAAAACATACAGACAAACGAACAGTTCCAAAAAGTCCCCATCAACCAATATGAAGAGAAAGCCTAATTTTTGTTAATACGTGTGATGCTCTCTTTCgtgcctgcgtgtgtgtgtgtgtctcctTTCTCTCATTGCTGCAACTGTTGTGCCTGCCCGAAAGCTCGTCTTGCACTCACACCTTCACACATATTCATgcttattatatttaacacTAATGAAAGCTCTCTTGCATCATTAAATTTACGCTCTTCTATAGAGAGGCTTGCGCGTCTCTCTTTACCCTCGCCTCTCAACTCTTCTCTTCTGTCTACTCCACTCCACTCTTATCTTTTGCTCTGttcttctatttgtttttattcttttttttttttattattttaaaattttacttttattaacCTGTGTGCGCTCTGCTGTGcattttacaaataattttgcctgtttgaaatttgtttttgtttgacaAAACGCGTTAAACCAAACCCCAACaaacattaatttattaatttgaacGAATAATTGCAAAGAAGAAAAGCTGAATTAAAACACGCTACGAAAAAGGccttttaacaaaattaaaaattaaaaaaaaaaataaaaaaaaagcttacACAAAACTATTTTATTGTTAACGGCATTTTGATAACAACTAATTATTGCTTGTTTTGTGCCTTGAAAATGAGAActaaaaaaccaacaaaaaaataataataataataaaaaagcatgccaaaatcaataattattaACGTACTCTCTGCTGagccaaatgaaatgaaaattacataagaattacaaaattatttcaaattatgAGAAATATcaaccaaaacaaacaaaacaaaaacaaatttcaggctatcaacaactgcaactgcaactgcaacaacagcaacaagacagcagcaacagcagctacaaacAGGACGACAGCTGCGATATGCATTTACACTATCaaggaacagcagcaactgcaactgcaactgcaacaacaacagcaacagcatcaaatgtggcagctgcaacaacaacaccgcATCATTTTCAAGCGCCGCAATTTGATAATTTTCAGTCTATGCTTAGTTCaggtgctgc
This window harbors:
- the lola gene encoding longitudinals lacking protein, isoforms H/M/V isoform X12, with product MDDDQQFCLRWNNHQSTLISVFDTLLENETLVDCTLAAEGKFLKAHKVVLSACSPYFATLLQEQYDKHPIFILKDVKYQELRAMMDYMYRGEVNISQDQLTALLKAAESLQIKGLSDNRSGTGPAAAAAQQQAPKPDTHHRVKLSAPYTLEQTKRARITSGAAAPGAGMVDAADVSGSREGSSSPSRRRRKVRRRSMENDVHDNSNSSVLAAASNQSILQQTSAGLAASALVSTQLASGSAASATAVSATACGNSSSSGSQVSNQPLTTSSSSNVTKKTESAKLTSTAAVQGAPQQQQQQQQQQTTSDAINTDNVQQQQQQQQNQGAQGDAEDMDVASGAAGGATGTVAVHTGVVKQLTTLDKSNHKQKIKDNSITTTEMVIEPKAEYDDDAHDENVEDLTLDEEDMTMEELDQAASTSQGGEGSSQAYATWQHDRSQDELGLMAAQDAQQRDPQAEVAPASDTLLPQIVAVRGRSSRNARRKPNATNIPSPFQSTATGAATRSKPRRKRKLGSSSSSKLITSRRNVSAISSESATASTSTSSSLAMAGGAGASAPYVCQTCGRRYQVLGTLTRHMRKECNQPKKYVCRMCGRGFHYNFKLQDHYYYVHKGVSKRDFKNDEESLG
- the lola gene encoding longitudinals lacking protein, isoforms N/O/W/X/Y isoform X7; the encoded protein is MDDDQQFCLRWNNHQSTLISVFDTLLENETLVDCTLAAEGKFLKAHKVVLSACSPYFATLLQEQYDKHPIFILKDVKYQELRAMMDYMYRGEVNISQDQLTALLKAAESLQIKGLSDNRSGTGPAAAAAQQQAPKPDTHHRVKLSAPYTLEQTKRARITSGAAAPGAGMVDAADVSGSREGSSSPSRRRRKVRRRSMENDVHDNSNSSVLAAASNQSILQQTSAGLAASALVSTQLASGSAASATAVSATACGNSSSSGSQVSNQPLTTSSSSNVTKKTESAKLTSTAAVQGAPQQQQQQQQQQTTSDAINTDNVQQQQQQQQNQGAQGDAEDMDVASGAAGGATGTVAVHTGVVKQLTTLDKSNHKQKIKDNSITTTEMVIEPKAEYDDDAHDENVEDLTLDEEDMTMEELDQAASTSQGGEGSSQAYATWQHDRSQDELGLMAAQDAQQRDPQDGYWTILETVPYSIASATSQNQTLSTAQSLSSGNASSLLSGATVVVELPPDDLGNPVGNIQYTIPALTKNATTNTNTTSLHKPQATTIQIVKQQQQQRQQLSLQQCLDVRQQQQQQQQHQQSQTRPEYIKIDTSRLEDKMLLRDVMQYGATSISMAPSTGSEVVTTTVVTTHESELLLADADEAERELELEAIKNSQHEDLLNDDDDDYVDKLHCGEDATHQADKLYVNGLSGVHTTMALHQVTNELAVDDAKYACNVCGKTYKIKGSLKRHKNYECGVEPTLKCPHCPHKCKYKSDLRKHMNQKHSENGDTMLLSN
- the lola gene encoding longitudinals lacking protein, isoforms H/M/V isoform X15, producing MDDDQQFCLRWNNHQSTLISVFDTLLENETLVDCTLAAEGKFLKAHKVVLSACSPYFATLLQEQYDKHPIFILKDVKYQELRAMMDYMYRGEVNISQDQLTALLKAAESLQIKGLSDNRSGTGPAAAAAQQQAPKPDTHHRVKLSAPYTLEQTKRARITSGAAAPGAGMVDAADVSGSREGSSSPSRRRRKVRRRSMENDVHDNSNSSVLAAASNQSILQQTSAGLAASALVSTQLASGSAASATAVSATACGNSSSSGSQVSNQPLTTSSSSNVTKKTESAKLTSTAAVQGAPQQQQQQQQQQTTSDAINTDNVQQQQQQQQNQGAQGDAEDMDVASGAAGGATGTVAVHTGVVKQLTTLDKSNHKQKIKDNSITTTEMVIEPKAEYDDDAHDENVEDLTLDEEDMTMEELDQAASTSQGGEGSSQAYATWQHDRSQDELGLMAAQDAQQRDPQGMLMQPSLKLNANTRRKSSRSMAMQQQKRRQSAKSMSTSTSMSSSPSSSSLPLHVCPTCGRIYQTLSTLTRHMRKECNQPKLFICHLCGQGFHYNFKLQHHYHHTHRLSA
- the lola gene encoding longitudinals lacking protein, isoforms J/P/Q/S/Z isoform X22, encoding MDDDQQFCLRWNNHQSTLISVFDTLLENETLVDCTLAAEGKFLKAHKVVLSACSPYFATLLQEQYDKHPIFILKDVKYQELRAMMDYMYRGEVNISQDQLTALLKAAESLQIKGLSDNRSGTGPAAAAAQQQAPKPDTHHRVKLSAPYTLEQTKRARITSGAAAPGAGMVDAADVSGSREGSSSPSRRRRKVRRRSMENDVHDNSNSSVLAAASNQSILQQTSAGLAASALVSTQLASGSAASATAVSATACGNSSSSGSQVSNQPLTTSSSSNVTKKTESAKLTSTAAVQGAPQQQQQQQQQQTTSDAINTDNVQQQQQQQQNQGAQGDAEDMDVASGAAGGATGTVAVHTGVVKQLTTLDKSNHKQKIKDNSITTTEMVIEPKAEYDDDAHDENVEDLTLDEEDMTMEELDQAASTSQGGEGSSQAYATWQHDRSQDELGLMAAQDAQQRDPQDDNGQLDSGESRIRVRNWLMLADQSIIDKTSDESTVLILHYNLHFVL
- the lola gene encoding longitudinals lacking protein, isoforms H/M/V isoform X21, which codes for MDDDQQFCLRWNNHQSTLISVFDTLLENETLVDCTLAAEGKFLKAHKVVLSACSPYFATLLQEQYDKHPIFILKDVKYQELRAMMDYMYRGEVNISQDQLTALLKAAESLQIKGLSDNRSGTGPAAAAAQQQAPKPDTHHRVKLSAPYTLEQTKRARITSGAAAPGAGMVDAADVSGSREGSSSPSRRRRKVRRRSMENDVHDNSNSSVLAAASNQSILQQTSAGLAASALVSTQLASGSAASATAVSATACGNSSSSGSQVSNQPLTTSSSSNVTKKTESAKLTSTAAVQGAPQQQQQQQQQQTTSDAINTDNVQQQQQQQQNQGAQGDAEDMDVASGAAGGATGTVAVHTGVVKQLTTLDKSNHKQKIKDNSITTTEMVIEPKAEYDDDAHDENVEDLTLDEEDMTMEELDQAASTSQGGEGSSQAYATWQHDRSQDELGLMAAQDAQQRDPQDKLFYSTYYYLLLLGTGCSSRNLSITSTSQLSVSISNCMRILVPVTSTTSQYKKVCHLL
- the lola gene encoding longitudinals lacking protein, isoforms H/M/V isoform X23 — protein: MDDDQQFCLRWNNHQSTLISVFDTLLENETLVDCTLAAEGKFLKAHKVVLSACSPYFATLLQEQYDKHPIFILKDVKYQELRAMMDYMYRGEVNISQDQLTALLKAAESLQIKGLSDNRSGTGPAAAAAQQQAPKPDTHHRVKLSAPYTLEQTKRARITSGAAAPGAGMVDAADVSGSREGSSSPSRRRRKVRRRSMENDVHDNSNSSVLAAASNQSILQQTSAGLAASALVSTQLASGSAASATAVSATACGNSSSSGSQVSNQPLTTSSSSNVTKKTESAKLTSTAAVQGAPQQQQQQQQQQTTSDAINTDNVQQQQQQQQNQGAQGDAEDMDVASGAAGGATGTVAVHTGVVKQLTTLDKSNHKQKIKDNSITTTEMVIEPKAEYDDDAHDENVEDLTLDEEDMTMEELDQAASTSQGGEGSSQAYATWQHDRSQDELGLMAAQDAQQRDPQDDNGIIRTTPQPGPFTT